The Streptomyces sp. NBC_00162 genome window below encodes:
- a CDS encoding WhiB family transcriptional regulator has product MQLEAHAPSVPQTQTISPPAVPEDHTLTPLTALSALDDAIENLGVPVPCRTFDPEVFFAESPADVEYAKSLCRTCPLVEACLAGATERREPWGVWGGELFVQGVVVARKRPRGRPRKNPVVAA; this is encoded by the coding sequence GTGCAACTCGAAGCGCACGCCCCGTCCGTACCGCAGACCCAAACGATCTCCCCGCCCGCAGTCCCGGAGGACCACACCTTGACCCCGCTTACCGCGCTCTCCGCGCTCGACGACGCCATCGAGAACCTCGGCGTCCCGGTTCCCTGCCGCACCTTCGACCCCGAGGTCTTCTTCGCCGAGTCCCCGGCCGACGTCGAGTACGCCAAGTCCCTGTGCCGGACCTGCCCGCTGGTCGAGGCCTGCCTCGCCGGGGCGACCGAGCGCCGCGAGCCCTGGGGTGTCTGGGGTGGCGAGCTCTTCGTCCAGGGTGTCGTCGTCGCCCGGAAGCGTCCGCGTGGCCGCCCGCGCAAGAACCCGGTTGTCGCGGCATGA
- a CDS encoding ATP-dependent DNA helicase UvrD2, producing MRVACGQVSRPTHETWQHGGVTAATHSSSFPGGPASADSADAVLLGLDPEQREVATTLRGPVCVLAGAGTGKTRAITHRIAYGVQSGQLMPASVLAVTFTNRAAGEMRGRLRNLGAGGVQARTFHSAALRQLQYFWPKAVGGDVPRLLERKIQFVAEAGARCRIRLDRNELRDVTGEIEWAKVTQTVPADYPAAALKSGREAPRDLAEIAQIYGTYEQLKRDRGMIDFEDVLLLTVGILQDRHDIAEQIRTQYQHFVVDEYQDVSPLQQRLLDLWLGERDSLCVVGDASQTIYSFTGATPDHLLNFRTRYPQATVVKLVRDYRSTPQVVHLANGLLNQAKGRAAEHRLELISQREAGPDPVYAEYPDEPAEAEGVAHRIRDLIAAGVPAGEIAVLYRINAQSEVYEQALADAGVPYQLRGAERFFERQEVQKAILALRGAARSGGNDPLLDDVVELGSQVRAVLSSTGWTTEPPAGSGAVRDQWESLAALVRLAEDFARARPGATLADLTIELEERKAAQHAPTVQGVTLASLHAAKGLEWDAVFLVGLTDGMMPITYAKTDEQVEEERRLLYVGVTRARLHLGLSWGLSRAPGGRASRRPSRFLNGLRPGSVAPGSGPGGVAERSARKRGRRGPVLCRVCGKTLTEAGELKLMRCEDCPSDMDEGLYERLRDWRAGQSKEQGLPAYCVFTDKTLMAIAEAAPSEEGELSMISGVGGRKLERYGADVLAICAGQEPEAAESDDA from the coding sequence ATGCGGGTGGCCTGTGGACAGGTTTCCCGCCCGACCCACGAGACCTGGCAGCATGGCGGGGTGACAGCAGCAACGCACTCCTCATCGTTCCCGGGTGGCCCCGCCTCCGCCGACTCGGCAGACGCAGTGCTCCTGGGCCTGGACCCCGAGCAGCGCGAGGTCGCGACGACCCTGCGCGGGCCGGTGTGCGTGCTGGCGGGCGCCGGTACCGGCAAGACCCGCGCGATCACCCACCGCATCGCCTACGGGGTCCAGTCCGGCCAGCTCATGCCGGCCAGTGTGCTGGCCGTCACCTTCACCAACCGCGCCGCGGGAGAGATGCGCGGCCGCCTGCGCAATCTCGGCGCGGGCGGGGTCCAGGCCCGCACCTTCCACTCCGCCGCCCTGCGCCAGCTCCAGTACTTCTGGCCCAAGGCGGTCGGCGGGGACGTGCCCCGGCTGCTGGAGCGCAAGATCCAGTTCGTGGCCGAGGCCGGCGCGCGCTGCCGCATCCGCCTCGACCGGAACGAGCTGCGCGACGTCACCGGTGAGATCGAGTGGGCCAAGGTCACCCAGACCGTGCCCGCCGACTATCCGGCGGCCGCCCTCAAGTCGGGCCGCGAGGCACCGAGAGACCTGGCCGAGATCGCCCAGATCTACGGGACGTACGAGCAGCTCAAGCGCGACCGCGGAATGATCGACTTCGAGGACGTGCTGCTCCTGACCGTCGGCATCCTCCAGGACCGCCACGACATCGCCGAGCAGATCCGCACCCAGTACCAGCACTTCGTCGTCGACGAGTACCAGGACGTCAGCCCCCTCCAGCAGCGGCTGCTGGACCTGTGGCTCGGCGAGCGCGACAGCCTCTGCGTCGTCGGCGACGCCAGCCAGACGATCTACTCCTTCACCGGCGCCACCCCCGACCACCTGCTGAACTTCCGCACCCGCTACCCCCAGGCCACCGTGGTCAAGCTGGTCCGCGACTACCGGTCCACCCCCCAGGTGGTCCACCTCGCCAACGGGCTCCTGAACCAGGCCAAGGGCCGGGCCGCCGAGCACCGCCTCGAGCTGATCTCGCAGCGCGAGGCCGGCCCCGACCCGGTGTACGCCGAGTACCCCGACGAGCCCGCCGAGGCCGAGGGCGTGGCGCACCGGATCCGGGACCTGATCGCGGCGGGCGTCCCGGCCGGCGAGATCGCCGTGCTCTACCGCATCAACGCCCAGTCCGAGGTCTACGAGCAGGCCCTGGCCGACGCGGGGGTCCCGTACCAGCTGCGCGGAGCCGAGCGGTTCTTCGAGCGCCAGGAGGTCCAGAAGGCGATCCTCGCGCTGCGCGGGGCCGCCCGTTCCGGCGGGAACGACCCGCTGCTCGACGATGTCGTCGAGCTCGGCTCCCAGGTCCGGGCCGTGCTCAGCTCCACCGGCTGGACCACCGAGCCGCCGGCCGGCTCCGGCGCCGTGCGCGACCAGTGGGAATCGCTGGCCGCGCTGGTCCGGCTCGCCGAGGACTTCGCCCGCGCCCGGCCCGGTGCCACCCTGGCGGACCTCACGATCGAGCTGGAGGAGCGCAAGGCCGCCCAGCACGCCCCGACGGTCCAGGGCGTCACCCTGGCCTCGCTGCACGCGGCGAAGGGCCTGGAGTGGGACGCCGTGTTCCTCGTCGGCCTCACCGACGGCATGATGCCGATCACCTACGCCAAGACCGACGAGCAGGTGGAGGAGGAGCGCCGGCTGCTCTATGTCGGCGTCACCCGGGCGCGGTTGCACCTGGGTCTCTCCTGGGGGCTCTCGCGCGCTCCGGGCGGCCGGGCCTCCCGACGCCCCAGCCGCTTCCTGAACGGCCTGCGGCCGGGCTCCGTGGCCCCGGGAAGCGGGCCGGGCGGTGTGGCGGAGCGGTCGGCCCGCAAGCGCGGCCGCCGCGGGCCGGTGCTCTGCCGGGTCTGCGGCAAGACCCTGACCGAGGCGGGCGAGCTGAAACTGATGCGTTGCGAGGACTGCCCGTCCGACATGGACGAAGGGCTCTACGAGCGGCTGCGCGACTGGCGTGCGGGCCAGTCGAAGGAGCAGGGCCTGCCCGCCTACTGCGTCTTCACGGACAAGACGCTGATGGCGATCGCGGAGGCCGCGCCCTCCGAGGAGGGAGAGCTCTCGATGATCTCCGGCGTGGGTGGACGCAAGCTCGAGCGGTACGGAGCCGACGTGTTGGCCATCTGTGCAGGTCAAGAGCCTGAGGCCGCAGAATCTGACGACGCGTAG
- a CDS encoding mycoredoxin, with amino-acid sequence MQDTGTVTMYSTTWCGYCRRLKTQLDREGIAYNEINIELDPASAAFVEKANGGNQTVPTVLVTSVTGSESVMTNPSLAQVKQALAV; translated from the coding sequence ATGCAGGACACGGGCACCGTCACGATGTACAGCACGACCTGGTGCGGCTACTGCCGTCGGCTGAAGACCCAGCTGGACCGGGAAGGCATCGCGTACAACGAGATCAACATCGAGCTCGACCCGGCGTCCGCGGCGTTCGTGGAGAAGGCCAACGGCGGCAACCAGACGGTCCCCACCGTTCTCGTGACGTCGGTCACGGGCAGCGAGTCCGTGATGACGAACCCGAGCCTGGCCCAGGTCAAGCAGGCCCTCGCCGTCTGA
- the nudC gene encoding NAD(+) diphosphatase, with the protein MEVPVSIHTERPISLTAPSGIDRAAHHRLDEAWLAAAWSHPATRVFVVSGGQVLIDDTPDGGTGIVMTPAFEAPVTETHRYFLGTDEDGVRYFALQKDSLPGRMDQSARAAGLREAGLLLNPRDAGLMVHAVALENWQRMHRFCSRCGERTVVAAAGHIRRCPGCGAEHYPRTDPAVIMLVTDDQDRALLGRQVHWPEGRFSTLAGFVEPGESIEQSVVREVWEEAGVRVGEVEYVASQPWPFPYSLMLGFTARATTSEITVDGEEIEEARWFSRDDLRAAIEAGEVHPPAGGISIAARLVELWYGKPLPKPGPTA; encoded by the coding sequence TTGGAAGTACCCGTGAGCATCCATACCGAGCGCCCGATCTCGCTGACCGCGCCCAGCGGAATCGACCGTGCCGCGCACCACCGCCTCGACGAGGCCTGGCTGGCCGCCGCCTGGAGCCACCCGGCGACCCGCGTCTTCGTCGTCTCCGGCGGCCAGGTGCTGATCGACGACACCCCGGACGGGGGCACCGGCATCGTGATGACCCCGGCCTTCGAGGCCCCGGTCACCGAGACGCACCGCTACTTCCTGGGCACCGACGAGGACGGCGTACGGTACTTCGCGCTCCAGAAGGACTCGCTGCCGGGCCGCATGGACCAGTCGGCCCGCGCGGCCGGCCTGCGCGAGGCAGGACTGCTGCTGAACCCGCGCGACGCCGGGCTGATGGTGCACGCGGTGGCGCTGGAGAACTGGCAGCGGATGCACCGCTTCTGCTCCCGCTGCGGCGAGCGCACCGTGGTCGCGGCAGCCGGCCACATCCGCCGCTGCCCGGGCTGCGGCGCCGAGCACTACCCGCGCACCGACCCGGCCGTGATCATGCTGGTCACGGACGACCAGGACCGCGCGCTGCTGGGCCGCCAGGTGCACTGGCCGGAGGGCCGCTTCTCCACCCTCGCCGGGTTCGTGGAGCCGGGCGAGTCGATCGAGCAGTCCGTCGTCCGCGAGGTGTGGGAGGAAGCGGGCGTCAGGGTCGGCGAGGTCGAGTACGTGGCCAGCCAGCCGTGGCCGTTCCCGTACAGCCTGATGCTGGGCTTCACGGCCCGCGCCACCACCTCCGAGATCACGGTGGACGGCGAGGAGATCGAGGAAGCCCGATGGTTCTCCCGCGACGACCTGCGCGCGGCGATCGAAGCGGGCGAGGTCCACCCCCCGGCGGGAGGCATCTCCATCGCCGCCCGCCTGGTCGAGCTCTGGTACGGCAAGCCGCTCCCGAAGCCCGGCCCCACCGCCTGA
- a CDS encoding dipeptidase, with protein sequence MSDTPPDSAVRTYIDTHRAAFLDDLAEWLRIPSVSAQPEHAGDVRRSAEWLASKLKETGFPVADVWETRGAPAVFAHWPSEDPDAPTVLVYGHHDVQPAAVADGWHTDPFEPVIRDGRMYGRGAADDKGQVFFHTLGVRAHLAATGAAAPAVNLKLIVEGEEESGSIHFRDLVESRAAELAADVVIVSDTGMWSETTPTVCTGMRGVADCEIDFHGPDQDIHSGAFGGAVPNPATAAARLVAALHDADGRVTIPGFYEGIAELTDAERALIAELPFDESEWLRTAKSHAAAGEAGYSTLERVWARPTAEVNGIGGGYQGPGGKTIVPASAHLKLSFRLVSGQDPYEVEAAVREWVAARVPAGIRHSITFGAPTRPCLTPLDHPALQSVVRAMGRAFGQKIRFTREGGSGPAADLQDVLGAPVLFLGISVPSDGWHSPNEKVELDLLLKGVETTAYLWGDLAASHRTSA encoded by the coding sequence ATGAGCGACACCCCGCCGGACAGCGCCGTCCGCACGTACATCGACACCCACCGCGCCGCCTTCCTCGACGACCTCGCCGAGTGGCTCCGCATCCCCTCCGTCTCGGCGCAGCCCGAGCACGCGGGCGACGTACGCCGCAGCGCCGAATGGCTCGCGTCGAAGCTCAAGGAGACCGGCTTCCCGGTCGCCGATGTCTGGGAGACCCGCGGCGCCCCCGCCGTCTTCGCGCACTGGCCGAGCGAGGACCCGGACGCGCCCACCGTCCTCGTGTACGGGCACCACGACGTGCAGCCCGCCGCCGTGGCCGACGGCTGGCACACCGACCCGTTCGAGCCGGTGATCCGCGACGGCAGGATGTACGGGCGCGGCGCCGCCGACGACAAGGGCCAGGTGTTCTTCCACACCCTGGGCGTACGGGCGCACCTGGCGGCCACCGGCGCCGCCGCCCCCGCCGTGAACCTCAAACTGATCGTCGAGGGCGAGGAGGAGTCCGGCTCCATCCACTTCCGGGACCTCGTCGAGTCCCGCGCCGCCGAGCTCGCCGCCGATGTCGTGATCGTCTCCGACACCGGCATGTGGTCCGAGACCACCCCCACCGTCTGCACCGGCATGCGCGGCGTCGCCGACTGCGAGATCGACTTCCACGGCCCGGACCAGGACATCCACTCCGGCGCCTTCGGCGGAGCCGTGCCCAACCCGGCCACCGCAGCCGCCCGCCTGGTCGCGGCCCTGCACGACGCCGACGGGCGGGTCACGATCCCCGGCTTCTACGAGGGCATCGCCGAGCTCACCGACGCCGAGCGCGCGCTCATCGCCGAGCTCCCCTTCGACGAGTCCGAGTGGCTCCGCACGGCCAAGTCCCACGCGGCCGCCGGCGAGGCCGGGTACTCCACCCTGGAGCGCGTCTGGGCCCGCCCGACGGCCGAGGTCAACGGCATCGGCGGCGGCTACCAGGGCCCCGGCGGCAAGACCATCGTGCCCGCCTCCGCCCACCTGAAGCTGTCGTTCCGCCTGGTGTCGGGGCAGGACCCGTACGAGGTCGAGGCGGCCGTCCGGGAGTGGGTCGCGGCACGAGTCCCGGCCGGAATCCGGCACTCCATCACCTTCGGCGCACCGACCCGCCCGTGCCTGACCCCGCTGGACCACCCGGCGCTGCAGTCGGTCGTACGGGCCATGGGCCGCGCCTTCGGCCAGAAGATCCGCTTCACCCGCGAGGGCGGCTCGGGACCCGCGGCCGACCTCCAGGACGTCCTGGGAGCGCCCGTCCTCTTCCTCGGCATCTCGGTGCCCTCCGACGGCTGGCACTCGCCGAACGAGAAGGTCGAGCTGGACCTGCTCCTCAAGGGCGTCGAGACGACCGCCTACCTCTGGGGCGACCTGGCCGCGTCCCACCGCACATCCGCCTGA
- a CDS encoding ATP-dependent DNA helicase: MSARPSVLTDPEQLKELLGIPFTPEQLACVTAPPAPQVIVAGAGSGKTTVMAARVVWLVGTGAVAPEQVLGLTFTNKAAGELSERVRTALARAGITDPDPSPAEADAAGGEPRISTYHAFAGQLLKDHGLRIGLEPSSRLLADATRFQLAAKVLREAPGPYPSLTKSLPDLVSDLLALDAELSEHLVEPERLRTYDTGLLSELADAKLTNEDLRKVPEAVRGRLELLELVARYRAAKRSRDLFDFSDQIALSAQLATTRPEVGALLREEFRVVLLDEYQDTSVAQRLLLSGLFGAGTGHAVTAVGDPCQAIYGWRGASVANLDDFPEHFPHADGTPATRLSLSENRRSGGRLLDLANGLAEPLRAMHEGVEALRPAPGAERAGFVRCALLETHAEELEWLGDSVAHLVRTGTEPGEIAVLCRSAADFARIQAVLVARDVPVEVVGLSGLLHLPEVADLVAVCEVLQDPGANASLVRLLIGPRWRIGARDLALLGRRARLLVGRSPSDTEADPDERLAAAVEGVDPAEIVSLADALETFLDGAGQSDDGLPFSAEARVRFAHLAQELRDLRRSLADPLMDVLHRVLAATGLEVELSASPHALAARRRETLSNFMDVAAGFAALDGEATLLAFLAFLRTAAQYEKGLDHALPGGENTVKVLTAHKSKGLEWDVVVVPDLCAGSFPKEKAPESWTSYAKVLPYALRGDAPTLPGDPAWTSAGLKSFKTALKDHKSVEELRLGYVTFTRPRSLLLASGHWWGPTQKKRRGPSAFLTALYEHCAAGFGEIEAWADEPAPDAENPALSAESTRDQSWPLPLDPDSLTLRRSAAALVESYLASPAPPEEDSYLWPPDCEDPSYEDEPWPDDEAWPEDDLWAPEATGPDPTAPEAPTPAPEPDADDPWDGEAWAAAPTPAGRQAAAGPNPLTPEDARAVASWDRDLDALEGELRRARAAVRDVELPAALSASQLLRLAADEQGFARDLARPMPTPPQPAARQGTRFHAWVESRFDELPLPLLDVLDPATELPGSDQEVADEADLDSLKAAFERSEYADRPPHRMEAPVQLTLAGRVIRGRIDAVYRTDTGYEIVDWKTGRTTEADPLQLAVYRLAWAEATGTPLDQVTAAFLHVRSGRVIRPRNLPDRARLERILQGKSDTGGDHQADS; encoded by the coding sequence GTGTCCGCGCGTCCGTCCGTCCTCACCGACCCCGAGCAGCTCAAAGAGCTCCTCGGCATCCCCTTCACGCCCGAACAGCTGGCCTGCGTCACCGCACCGCCCGCCCCCCAGGTGATCGTCGCGGGCGCCGGATCCGGCAAGACCACCGTCATGGCCGCCCGCGTGGTCTGGCTGGTGGGCACCGGCGCGGTCGCCCCCGAGCAGGTCCTCGGCCTGACCTTCACCAACAAGGCCGCCGGGGAGCTGTCCGAGCGCGTACGCACGGCCCTCGCGCGGGCCGGCATCACCGACCCGGACCCTTCGCCCGCCGAGGCCGACGCGGCCGGCGGCGAGCCGCGCATCTCGACGTACCACGCCTTCGCCGGGCAGCTCCTCAAGGACCACGGCCTGCGCATCGGCCTGGAGCCCAGCTCCCGCCTCCTCGCCGACGCGACCCGCTTCCAGCTCGCCGCCAAGGTGCTGCGCGAGGCCCCCGGCCCCTACCCCTCGCTCACCAAGTCCCTGCCCGACCTGGTCAGCGACCTGCTCGCGCTCGACGCGGAGCTCTCCGAGCACCTGGTCGAGCCGGAGCGCCTGCGTACGTACGACACCGGGCTGCTGAGTGAGCTCGCCGACGCCAAGCTCACCAACGAGGACCTCCGCAAGGTCCCCGAGGCCGTGCGCGGCCGCCTCGAGCTCCTGGAGCTCGTCGCCCGCTACCGCGCCGCCAAACGCTCCCGCGACCTCTTCGACTTCAGCGACCAGATAGCCCTCTCCGCGCAGCTCGCCACCACCCGGCCCGAGGTCGGGGCGCTGCTGCGCGAGGAGTTCCGGGTGGTCCTGCTCGACGAGTACCAGGACACCTCCGTCGCGCAGCGGCTGCTGCTGTCCGGGCTGTTCGGTGCAGGCACCGGCCACGCGGTGACCGCCGTCGGCGACCCCTGCCAGGCCATCTACGGCTGGCGCGGCGCCTCCGTGGCCAACCTCGACGACTTCCCCGAGCACTTCCCGCACGCCGACGGCACCCCCGCCACCCGCCTCTCGCTCAGCGAGAACAGGCGCAGCGGCGGCCGCCTGCTCGACCTGGCCAACGGGCTCGCCGAGCCGCTGCGCGCCATGCACGAGGGGGTGGAGGCGCTGCGCCCGGCGCCCGGCGCCGAGCGCGCGGGCTTCGTACGGTGCGCGCTGCTGGAGACCCACGCCGAGGAGCTGGAGTGGCTCGGGGACTCCGTCGCGCACCTGGTCCGCACCGGGACGGAGCCGGGCGAGATCGCCGTCCTGTGCCGGTCCGCCGCGGACTTCGCGCGGATCCAGGCCGTCCTGGTGGCCCGGGACGTGCCGGTGGAGGTCGTCGGACTCTCCGGGCTCCTGCACCTGCCGGAGGTCGCGGACCTCGTCGCCGTCTGCGAGGTCCTCCAGGACCCGGGCGCCAACGCCTCCCTCGTCCGGCTGCTCATCGGCCCGCGCTGGCGGATCGGCGCGCGCGACCTGGCCCTGCTGGGCCGCCGTGCGCGACTGCTCGTGGGGCGGTCGCCGTCCGACACGGAGGCGGACCCGGACGAACGGCTCGCGGCGGCCGTCGAGGGCGTGGACCCGGCGGAGATCGTGTCGCTGGCCGACGCGCTGGAGACGTTCCTGGACGGGGCGGGCCAGTCCGATGACGGCCTTCCGTTCTCCGCCGAGGCCCGGGTCCGCTTCGCGCACCTCGCGCAGGAGCTGCGCGACCTGCGGCGGTCCCTCGCCGACCCGCTGATGGACGTCCTGCACCGGGTCCTGGCCGCGACCGGCCTGGAGGTGGAACTGTCCGCGTCCCCGCACGCGCTGGCGGCCCGCCGGCGCGAGACGCTGTCGAACTTCATGGACGTGGCCGCGGGCTTCGCCGCCCTGGACGGCGAGGCGACCCTCCTGGCCTTCCTCGCCTTCCTGCGCACGGCGGCCCAGTACGAGAAGGGCCTGGACCACGCCCTGCCGGGCGGGGAGAACACGGTGAAGGTGCTCACCGCCCACAAGTCCAAGGGCCTGGAGTGGGACGTGGTCGTCGTCCCCGACCTGTGTGCCGGATCCTTCCCGAAGGAGAAGGCGCCGGAGTCCTGGACCTCGTACGCGAAGGTGCTGCCGTACGCCCTGCGCGGCGACGCGCCCACCCTGCCGGGGGACCCGGCCTGGACCTCGGCCGGGCTGAAGTCCTTCAAGACGGCCCTGAAGGACCACAAGTCCGTGGAGGAACTCCGCCTCGGCTACGTGACCTTCACCCGCCCGCGCTCCCTCCTGCTGGCCTCGGGCCACTGGTGGGGCCCGACCCAGAAGAAGCGCCGCGGCCCCTCCGCCTTCCTGACCGCGCTGTACGAGCACTGCGCGGCCGGGTTCGGCGAGATCGAGGCCTGGGCGGACGAGCCCGCCCCGGACGCGGAGAACCCGGCCCTGTCCGCCGAATCCACCCGGGACCAGTCCTGGCCGCTGCCCCTGGACCCGGACTCCCTGACCCTCCGCCGCTCGGCGGCGGCCCTGGTGGAGTCCTACCTCGCCTCCCCGGCCCCGCCGGAGGAGGACTCCTACCTCTGGCCCCCGGACTGCGAGGACCCGTCGTACGAGGACGAACCGTGGCCTGACGACGAGGCCTGGCCGGAGGACGACCTCTGGGCCCCCGAGGCGACGGGCCCCGATCCAACGGCCCCCGAGGCGCCCACCCCCGCGCCGGAGCCGGACGCCGACGACCCCTGGGACGGCGAGGCCTGGGCCGCGGCCCCCACCCCCGCCGGGCGGCAGGCGGCGGCAGGCCCGAACCCCCTCACCCCCGAGGACGCGAGGGCCGTCGCCTCCTGGGACCGGGACCTCGACGCCCTGGAGGGCGAGCTCCGCCGTGCCCGCGCAGCCGTCCGCGACGTGGAACTCCCGGCCGCCCTCTCGGCCAGCCAGCTGCTCCGGCTCGCCGCCGACGAACAGGGCTTCGCCCGCGACCTCGCCCGCCCCATGCCCACGCCCCCGCAGCCCGCCGCCCGCCAGGGCACCCGCTTCCACGCCTGGGTCGAGTCCCGCTTCGACGAGCTCCCGCTCCCGCTGCTCGACGTGCTCGACCCCGCCACCGAGCTGCCCGGATCTGACCAGGAGGTCGCCGACGAGGCCGACCTCGACTCCCTCAAGGCCGCCTTCGAGCGGAGCGAATACGCGGACCGGCCACCCCACCGCATGGAGGCCCCGGTCCAGCTCACCCTCGCGGGCCGTGTCATCCGTGGCCGGATCGATGCCGTCTACCGCACGGACACCGGCTACGAGATCGTCGACTGGAAGACCGGCCGCACCACCGAGGCCGATCCCCTCCAGCTCGCCGTCTACCGCCTGGCCTGGGCGGAAGCCACCGGCACCCCGCTCGACCAGGTCACCGCGGCCTTTCTCCACGTTCGCAGCGGCCGCGTGATCCGCCCCCGCAACCTCCCCGACCGGGCCCGCCTTGAGCGGATCCTCCAAGGCAAATCGGACACCGGCGGTGACCATCAGGCGGACAGCTAG